The Chryseobacterium aureum genome contains a region encoding:
- a CDS encoding SusD/RagB family nutrient-binding outer membrane lipoprotein yields the protein MKKIFLIIGLASLSLTFTSCEREITSLNEDPKHPTEVPSGVLFASAEQVLLDQILNVNVNRNITRFFTQQWSETTYIDESRYDMVSRPIPRNHYNRMMASSSATVNSPGVLSALRDARRFLDGESVSAVAKNNNIAMIELVNVYAWANLVDTYGDIPYFGALKATAENPGNSEIPYDDAKTIYLDLIKRIDAALAMIDTSGTGYSNDLIYKGDMSKWKKMGNSLKFRLAVTLADVEPALAKTYAEAAYSGGLFTEKLDNFGLQTFPSGLLSNPVYQDVIQSGRNDFLPSDVLVNFMNSKNDPRRAIWFTTVGGAYLGGKYAKQNVFGQYSHFTNVISGENAQGFLLDYTEIMFLRAEAAQRGFSVGGAAATLYADAIMASMTEYGVSTANAAAYVAANPYDAVNWKKSIGEQSWVAMFNKGFQAWNFARRLDFPVFVNPSNSRVEAVPIRMRYSDQEYLLNAANVNAAAAKIGGDKVSTKIFWDKF from the coding sequence ATGAAAAAAATATTTTTAATTATAGGCTTGGCTTCATTATCATTAACTTTTACATCTTGTGAAAGAGAGATCACCTCATTGAATGAAGACCCTAAGCATCCGACAGAAGTGCCTTCAGGAGTACTTTTTGCAAGTGCCGAACAGGTTTTACTTGATCAAATTCTGAACGTTAATGTTAACCGTAATATTACCAGGTTTTTTACGCAGCAATGGTCAGAAACAACCTATATTGATGAATCGAGATATGATATGGTATCACGGCCGATTCCTAGAAACCATTACAATCGTATGATGGCTTCTTCTTCTGCTACAGTAAACTCTCCGGGGGTTCTTTCAGCATTGAGAGATGCCAGAAGATTCCTTGATGGTGAAAGTGTAAGTGCGGTTGCGAAAAATAATAATATCGCGATGATTGAATTGGTAAATGTTTATGCATGGGCCAATTTGGTAGATACTTATGGAGATATTCCTTATTTTGGAGCTCTTAAGGCTACAGCAGAAAATCCGGGGAATTCTGAAATTCCTTATGATGATGCAAAAACAATCTATCTTGATCTGATAAAAAGAATAGATGCTGCTCTTGCAATGATAGATACTTCAGGTACAGGATATTCCAATGATCTGATTTATAAAGGAGATATGTCAAAATGGAAAAAGATGGGTAATTCCTTGAAGTTTAGATTGGCAGTGACACTTGCCGATGTAGAGCCGGCTCTTGCTAAAACTTATGCTGAAGCAGCCTATTCGGGAGGATTATTTACAGAAAAATTAGACAACTTCGGGTTGCAGACTTTCCCTTCAGGTTTATTATCAAACCCGGTTTATCAGGATGTAATTCAGTCCGGTAGAAATGACTTTTTACCTTCCGACGTATTGGTGAATTTTATGAACAGTAAAAATGACCCAAGAAGAGCGATCTGGTTTACCACCGTAGGAGGTGCTTATCTTGGAGGAAAATACGCAAAACAAAATGTATTTGGGCAGTATTCTCACTTTACCAATGTGATATCCGGAGAAAATGCTCAGGGATTCTTGTTAGATTATACAGAAATCATGTTTTTAAGAGCTGAAGCTGCACAGAGAGGATTCAGTGTGGGAGGCGCTGCCGCCACTTTGTATGCGGATGCAATTATGGCTTCTATGACAGAATATGGGGTAAGTACTGCCAATGCTGCTGCCTATGTTGCAGCTAATCCATATGACGCTGTCAATTGGAAAAAATCAATTGGGGAGCAATCATGGGTAGCCATGTTTAATAAAGGTTTCCAGGCATGGAACTTTGCAAGAAGACTAGACTTCCCGGTATTTGTAAACCCTTCCAACTCCAGAGTGGAAGCCGTTCCAATCAGAATGCGTTATTCTGATCAGGAATATCTTTTGAATGCTGCTAACGTAAATGCAGCTGCAGCAAAGATTGGGGGAGATAAAGTTTCAACGAAGATCTTCTGGGATAAGTTTTAA
- a CDS encoding SusC/RagA family TonB-linked outer membrane protein → MKKLTASLLVLVLSSSIAVANAQQKNDTIKTKEIEGVVVTALGIKREKKSLGYASEEVKAAELTGGTTNTGNVASLLSGKVAGLQVNTNNNFGGSANLLIRGYKSLNGGSPLIVIDGSPVNNTTVTTGAPFDYGNFLSDINQEDIESINVLKGAAASALYGERGSDGVILIVTKSGKGNNDGSWGVTLNSGITAGFIDKSTFPKYQKKYGAGYGGESWNEDPGPGGYNYANFGDDASYGPVFNPNSLVYQWDSFDPSSPNYGKATPWVAAKNGPIKFFETPVTYINTITLEKGNKTSNLSLSYSNMLSNGLMPNSELRKNTISAKFSHDFTDKLHASVFTTLTLQGTRGRNETGYSDNIVSGFRQWWQTNVDVYALRNAYQNNGNSNFSWNRTSADDGTPQYWNNPYFQRYQSYQSDDRTRVFSYAQLKYDVSKNFGITGKLSYDDLQMVVEERLMNGSLPQVFGASGLNVGSGYARTNVKNSEMNFDLFANYKFNITPDLNVSGIAGGNVRRNLIDNVYMSTEGGLSKPGLFAISNSVRTILPPDENYAKFVTSSLYATASFGYKNFLFVDGTFRVDQSSNLPKGNNSYSYPSVTGSLILSEFVKQPWLSFWKIRGNYAEVGSSTSNYRLANTFKARGEGLFDQPYFLANPNLKPQRSKETEFGMEAQFFKNRLGFDVAIYKTKTIDQIINLPVSSATGYRTFLVNAGQIDNKGIEVQLNGTPFKSDNFSWDINVNWSKNENKVISLNGNSQNYLMATYQNGVSLNARVGQAFGALVGSDYQYDANGNKIVDPVSGNYLRNNNQVIGNITPDWVGGVRNSFRYKDFSVSFLIDVKQGGDVYSPDMAYGTATGLYEETAYYRESGVINPGVNPNGNVNTTVAGDPTSAGSVDGYGVMPNKRFVYDASYVKLREASIGYSLPKSILANTSIRDAKISIVGRNLWIIHKNLPYADPEAGTGNGLAAKGQSIGVLPTTRDIGIDVTLKF, encoded by the coding sequence ATGAAGAAACTAACAGCAAGTCTTCTTGTTTTGGTATTGTCTTCTTCTATAGCTGTTGCCAACGCTCAGCAAAAGAATGATACTATCAAAACAAAAGAAATTGAGGGGGTGGTTGTAACCGCACTCGGGATTAAAAGAGAGAAGAAATCTCTTGGTTATGCTTCTGAAGAAGTTAAAGCTGCAGAATTAACCGGTGGGACTACCAATACCGGTAACGTAGCATCTCTTCTTTCAGGTAAGGTAGCCGGACTACAGGTAAATACAAACAACAACTTTGGCGGATCTGCCAACCTTTTGATCAGAGGATACAAATCTTTAAATGGTGGTTCTCCGCTTATTGTAATTGACGGTTCCCCTGTTAATAATACAACCGTAACAACAGGAGCCCCGTTTGATTACGGTAACTTCTTGTCAGATATCAACCAGGAAGATATTGAATCAATTAACGTATTAAAAGGAGCTGCTGCATCTGCCTTATATGGAGAAAGAGGAAGTGATGGGGTAATCCTTATTGTAACCAAAAGCGGGAAAGGAAATAATGACGGAAGCTGGGGAGTAACTTTAAACTCAGGAATTACAGCTGGTTTTATTGATAAATCCACATTTCCAAAATATCAGAAAAAATATGGAGCCGGATATGGAGGGGAATCCTGGAACGAAGATCCGGGGCCGGGAGGATATAACTATGCCAACTTTGGAGATGATGCATCCTATGGACCTGTATTTAATCCCAATTCACTAGTTTACCAATGGGATTCATTCGATCCGTCTTCACCTAATTACGGTAAAGCAACCCCTTGGGTGGCTGCTAAAAACGGTCCCATTAAATTCTTTGAAACACCAGTCACTTACATTAATACAATTACCCTTGAAAAAGGCAATAAAACGTCAAACCTTTCCTTATCATATTCCAATATGCTTTCCAATGGTTTGATGCCTAATTCGGAGTTGAGAAAAAATACAATCTCAGCAAAGTTCAGTCACGACTTTACAGATAAATTACATGCTTCTGTCTTCACTACTTTAACATTACAAGGGACAAGAGGACGTAACGAAACAGGTTATTCCGATAATATTGTCTCCGGTTTCAGACAGTGGTGGCAAACCAACGTAGACGTATATGCATTAAGAAATGCCTACCAGAACAATGGTAACAGTAACTTTTCCTGGAATAGAACATCAGCAGATGACGGTACACCGCAATACTGGAATAACCCTTATTTCCAAAGATACCAGAGTTATCAGTCAGATGATAGAACCAGAGTTTTTAGTTATGCCCAATTAAAGTATGATGTTTCTAAAAACTTCGGAATCACAGGTAAATTATCTTATGACGATTTACAGATGGTAGTGGAAGAAAGATTAATGAACGGATCACTGCCGCAGGTATTTGGAGCTTCTGGTCTTAATGTAGGCTCTGGGTATGCAAGAACAAATGTTAAAAATTCAGAAATGAATTTTGATTTGTTTGCTAATTATAAATTTAACATCACTCCTGACCTGAATGTTAGCGGTATTGCCGGAGGAAACGTTAGAAGAAACCTGATCGATAACGTATATATGAGTACAGAAGGCGGTTTATCTAAACCGGGACTTTTTGCTATTTCCAACTCAGTAAGAACAATCCTTCCGCCAGACGAAAATTATGCGAAGTTTGTGACGTCGAGTTTATATGCAACCGCATCTTTCGGATATAAGAACTTTTTATTTGTAGATGGTACCTTCCGTGTTGACCAGTCTTCTAACTTGCCAAAAGGAAATAACAGTTACTCATATCCATCAGTGACAGGATCCCTTATCTTGTCAGAATTTGTGAAACAGCCATGGCTGAGTTTCTGGAAAATCAGAGGAAATTATGCTGAAGTAGGTTCTTCTACGTCTAATTACAGACTGGCCAATACATTTAAAGCAAGAGGTGAAGGATTATTTGATCAGCCTTATTTCCTTGCGAATCCCAACTTAAAACCTCAGAGATCTAAAGAAACTGAATTCGGTATGGAGGCTCAGTTCTTCAAAAACAGATTAGGATTTGATGTTGCTATTTATAAGACTAAAACCATTGATCAAATCATCAATTTACCGGTATCTTCAGCTACAGGATATAGAACATTCCTTGTAAATGCCGGGCAGATTGATAATAAAGGGATTGAAGTTCAGCTGAATGGTACCCCGTTTAAATCTGATAACTTTAGCTGGGATATTAACGTGAACTGGTCTAAAAATGAAAATAAGGTTATTTCACTCAATGGTAATTCACAGAATTATCTGATGGCAACCTATCAGAATGGAGTGTCTCTGAATGCCCGTGTTGGACAAGCTTTTGGAGCATTGGTAGGATCAGACTACCAGTATGATGCCAATGGGAACAAAATTGTAGATCCGGTTAGCGGAAATTATCTTAGAAATAATAATCAGGTTATCGGAAATATTACACCAGATTGGGTAGGAGGAGTTAGAAACAGCTTCCGCTATAAAGATTTTTCTGTAAGCTTCCTTATTGATGTTAAACAGGGTGGGGATGTCTATTCTCCGGATATGGCCTATGGTACAGCAACCGGACTATATGAAGAGACCGCGTATTACAGAGAAAGCGGTGTGATCAACCCGGGGGTTAATCCAAATGGAAATGTAAATACTACCGTTGCGGGTGATCCTACTTCGGCGGGTAGTGTAGATGGATATGGTGTTATGCCAAACAAGAGATTCGTGTATGACGCTTCTTATGTAAAACTGAGAGAAGCCAGTATAGGATACTCTTTGCCAAAATCTATTTTAGCGAATACTTCTATTCGGGATGCAAAAATATCTATCGTAGGTAGAAATTTATGGATTATCCATAAGAACTTACCGTACGCCGATCCGGAAGCAGGTACAGGAAACGGATTAGCTGCAAAAGGACAGTCTATCGGGGTATTGCCTACGACTCGTGATATTGGAATAGATGTAACTTTAAAATTCTAA
- a CDS encoding SusD/RagB family nutrient-binding outer membrane lipoprotein, producing MKKFKYTILGLIVASMTLTSCDHYLDINENPNNIHAEAITPTLLFPGAVAQTYRTQATWMNRFGGLMMNSYAGNSYSFGSPFGNEYTLNVDSSFYPQIWDGLYRNVSNFVAIEKFDNSTHKYDNYLAAAKVMKAFYMQTIVDLYGDAPYSEAFMGQANATPKYDNDEEIYRSLILGINDAITIIDNGNAAALELGSTDIVFQGDMDNWKRLANTVKLRLLVRMSKVTGSMATFRDQQLQTLSGADFVESDVLVNPGYSAANDDQQNPFFGYYVRNSSNSQLQNNTLFTASEHVATCLNGNPYNMTENVYQKFNGIIDGRRGRMFSLITYNGLSVVKGVRQGATPGQPGAPTDLTTVSRFGNGWIFGAGSPSSNAQLTSVGSAKAGVIMTRSESDFLQAEAALRYPSVFSFNGQTKFESGIKASFDYLYAATGASAAYITAIQSKVGLGWTGTNDNKIEAIMTQKWLATAGINPTESFIDYNRTGFPITPMATTSAKPNKPYRLMYPSSEYVANSANVPQISNAQCFTKNQTTPFWNQN from the coding sequence ATGAAAAAATTTAAATATACAATACTAGGTTTAATTGTTGCCTCTATGACGTTGACTTCATGTGATCATTATTTGGATATTAATGAAAACCCAAATAACATCCATGCAGAAGCTATTACTCCAACTTTATTATTCCCTGGTGCTGTTGCTCAGACGTATAGAACCCAAGCTACATGGATGAATAGATTTGGGGGGCTTATGATGAATTCTTATGCAGGTAACTCCTATTCTTTTGGATCTCCATTCGGTAATGAGTATACTTTGAATGTAGATAGCTCTTTTTATCCACAGATCTGGGATGGTTTATACAGAAACGTAAGTAATTTTGTAGCAATTGAAAAGTTTGACAATTCAACGCATAAGTATGACAATTACTTAGCGGCTGCAAAAGTAATGAAAGCATTCTACATGCAGACCATCGTAGATTTATATGGTGATGCTCCTTACAGCGAGGCTTTCATGGGGCAGGCAAATGCTACTCCAAAATATGATAATGATGAGGAAATTTACAGATCATTGATTCTGGGTATCAACGATGCGATTACGATTATTGATAATGGAAATGCTGCAGCCCTTGAATTAGGTTCTACAGACATTGTTTTCCAAGGTGATATGGATAACTGGAAGCGTCTTGCTAATACCGTGAAATTAAGACTGTTGGTTAGAATGTCTAAAGTAACAGGTTCTATGGCTACTTTCAGAGATCAGCAGCTTCAGACTTTATCCGGAGCAGACTTTGTAGAAAGCGATGTTTTAGTAAATCCTGGATACAGTGCTGCGAATGATGATCAGCAAAATCCATTTTTTGGATATTATGTAAGAAACAGTTCAAACTCTCAGTTGCAGAATAATACATTATTTACGGCATCTGAGCACGTTGCAACTTGTCTTAATGGTAACCCGTATAATATGACTGAAAATGTTTACCAGAAATTTAATGGGATCATTGATGGAAGAAGAGGAAGAATGTTCTCATTAATTACTTACAACGGTCTTTCTGTTGTTAAAGGAGTGAGACAAGGTGCTACACCAGGTCAGCCTGGAGCTCCAACAGATCTTACTACTGTTTCAAGATTTGGAAATGGTTGGATCTTCGGTGCTGGCAGCCCTAGTAGTAACGCTCAGTTAACTTCTGTAGGATCTGCTAAAGCAGGTGTTATCATGACTCGTTCAGAAAGTGATTTCCTTCAGGCTGAAGCTGCTCTGAGATATCCAAGTGTATTCTCTTTTAACGGCCAGACTAAATTTGAAAGTGGTATCAAAGCTTCTTTTGATTATTTATATGCGGCAACTGGCGCTTCAGCTGCTTACATTACAGCAATTCAAAGCAAAGTAGGTTTAGGATGGACGGGTACTAACGATAATAAGATTGAAGCAATCATGACTCAAAAATGGTTAGCTACTGCAGGAATCAACCCTACAGAATCTTTTATTGATTATAACAGAACAGGTTTCCCTATTACACCTATGGCGACTACTTCTGCGAAGCCTAACAAACCATACAGATTGATGTATCCGTCTTCTGAGTACGTTGCTAACTCAGCAAACGTTCCTCAGATTTCAAATGCTCAATGTTTTACTAAGAACCAGACGACTCCATTCTGGAATCAGAACTAA
- a CDS encoding SusC/RagA family TonB-linked outer membrane protein: MKKLTASVFAVVLSSSFMMVSAQNTKDTLKTKNIEEIVVTGALGIKRKADAVTNTQQVVTTKELNQASAPTAVQALTGKVSGLQINLTNNGVDPSYRVVLRGAKSITGNNQALIVIDNVISSADILQQIPPEAIENINVIKGLQGAALYGQQGVNGVIIVTTKRGTKSEKLQMTFNSSIDISNVFMLPKVQQKYGKGVQDEGWSDVSYGGTNYVPWENMSWGAAYDNPAIGGMMMPSGLPQADGSFIYEKYAPVKNFMNKFFSTGVLTQNGITATAGGADSYVSFSANRTENNFVVEGDKLRQNSFIFKAGKKIGKLKIDGNINYINRIVSNTNSSLYDDILQTPTNNNIKLYRNSGIEGYYTGYAVNPYWTIDHERYDRRSDYFSAILGLDYELNKNINITYTGNLTTRGMTYMRHNDGAVFTKTYNLPGTSIDGITFGDLGQGDITSWYYESTSKERNYYGDLMINFNYDLSDKINLKLNIGNNIQDRTYNITSVGGNNLDIPGWYNIKNVLNPDPFSSANLDNYQTNNRIIAGFANLDLSYNDYLFLNSTFRIEQSSVMSTIPYNTGKRTNPVYPYYSVGLSFVPTKAFANLKGDILNYAKITGSYTRVGNTSAIPPYATDEIGVFPTGFPFNGLSSYINNQTPTAVDIKPEFVNTVDFGVSLGFLKDRVRLDASVYQSTTDDLITAKTTSSASGLTSVLDNVGKMRLRGLELDLGLTPIKTKDFTWDMKVSYSTYRSKVLELADGADEVSLLSSTSAAVGIFAVKGSDFPVIKGSAFQRDDQGRIIVDSKGNPLTTSNLQVLGRATPDYILGFSTNIKYKGFTLSAMGDFRKGGKFVSFTKNLLAFTGGLEESAEFDRTQGYIVPNSVQNTGTAANPIYTPNNTPVGGAGTYTNVTNYFSSSAYRAVGENLVVDATALKIREIALSYDIPKSVLSSTFLNSLTVGVYSRNPFFKYADNNRNYADPETASTTGNAAGFAYTTQYPSTRSFGVNLKASF; this comes from the coding sequence ATGAAGAAATTAACTGCGAGTGTATTTGCGGTTGTACTATCGTCATCATTTATGATGGTATCAGCGCAAAACACGAAGGATACTCTAAAGACCAAAAATATAGAGGAGATAGTTGTTACCGGAGCCTTAGGTATCAAAAGAAAGGCGGATGCGGTAACAAATACACAGCAAGTTGTAACGACAAAAGAATTAAATCAGGCGTCTGCACCAACCGCTGTACAGGCGTTGACGGGTAAGGTTTCAGGTTTGCAAATCAATTTGACAAATAATGGAGTAGATCCTAGCTATAGAGTTGTCTTAAGAGGTGCTAAATCTATCACGGGTAATAACCAGGCATTAATTGTAATTGATAATGTTATTTCATCTGCTGATATCTTACAGCAGATCCCACCAGAAGCAATCGAAAATATTAACGTAATTAAAGGTTTACAGGGAGCGGCTCTTTACGGCCAGCAAGGGGTAAACGGGGTAATTATCGTAACAACAAAAAGAGGGACAAAATCTGAAAAACTTCAGATGACCTTCAATTCATCTATTGATATTTCTAACGTTTTTATGCTTCCTAAAGTTCAGCAGAAATACGGCAAAGGAGTTCAGGATGAAGGATGGAGTGATGTTAGCTATGGTGGTACAAACTATGTTCCATGGGAAAATATGTCCTGGGGAGCTGCTTATGACAACCCGGCTATTGGAGGAATGATGATGCCTTCAGGTCTTCCACAGGCTGACGGATCATTCATTTATGAAAAATATGCTCCGGTAAAAAATTTCATGAACAAATTCTTCTCTACAGGAGTATTAACTCAAAACGGGATTACGGCTACTGCGGGTGGTGCTGACTCATATGTGTCTTTCTCTGCGAACAGAACTGAAAATAATTTCGTGGTTGAAGGAGATAAATTAAGACAAAACAGCTTTATTTTCAAAGCAGGTAAGAAAATTGGAAAATTAAAAATTGATGGTAACATCAACTACATTAATAGAATAGTATCTAACACGAACTCCTCTCTGTATGATGATATTCTTCAGACACCTACTAACAATAACATTAAGCTGTATAGAAATAGTGGAATTGAAGGATATTACACAGGATATGCTGTAAACCCATACTGGACTATCGATCATGAAAGATATGATAGACGAAGCGATTACTTCAGCGCAATCCTTGGGTTAGATTACGAATTGAATAAGAACATCAACATTACTTATACAGGTAACCTTACAACAAGAGGCATGACTTATATGAGACATAATGATGGTGCTGTTTTCACTAAAACATATAACCTTCCGGGAACATCTATCGATGGAATTACTTTCGGTGATTTAGGACAGGGTGATATTACTTCTTGGTACTACGAAAGTACATCAAAAGAAAGAAATTATTATGGAGACTTAATGATTAACTTTAATTATGATTTATCAGATAAAATCAACTTAAAGCTTAACATTGGTAATAACATCCAAGACAGAACTTATAATATAACATCTGTAGGAGGAAACAATCTTGATATCCCAGGATGGTACAATATTAAGAACGTTCTTAATCCGGATCCTTTCTCCAGCGCTAATTTAGATAACTATCAGACGAATAACAGAATTATTGCAGGATTTGCGAATTTGGATTTAAGTTATAATGATTATTTATTCTTAAACTCAACTTTCAGAATTGAGCAATCTTCGGTAATGTCTACAATTCCTTACAATACAGGGAAGAGAACAAACCCGGTTTATCCATATTACTCTGTAGGTTTGTCTTTTGTTCCTACAAAGGCATTTGCTAATTTGAAAGGAGATATTCTTAACTATGCAAAAATTACAGGTTCCTATACAAGAGTAGGTAACACTTCCGCGATCCCTCCATATGCAACTGACGAAATCGGAGTATTCCCAACAGGATTTCCTTTCAATGGATTAAGTTCATATATCAACAACCAGACTCCTACAGCAGTAGATATCAAGCCTGAGTTTGTTAATACTGTAGATTTCGGAGTTTCTCTAGGGTTCCTAAAAGATAGAGTGAGATTAGATGCTTCAGTGTATCAGTCTACTACTGATGATTTGATTACAGCTAAAACAACTTCCAGTGCATCCGGTTTAACCAGTGTTCTTGATAACGTAGGTAAAATGAGATTAAGAGGTCTTGAACTTGATTTAGGGTTAACACCTATTAAAACAAAAGACTTTACCTGGGATATGAAAGTATCATATTCTACTTACAGATCTAAAGTATTGGAATTAGCTGATGGTGCTGATGAAGTATCTCTATTGAGCAGTACTTCTGCTGCGGTCGGTATCTTCGCGGTAAAAGGATCAGACTTCCCGGTAATTAAAGGAAGCGCATTCCAGAGAGATGATCAGGGAAGAATTATTGTTGACTCTAAAGGAAATCCTTTAACAACAAGTAACCTTCAGGTTCTAGGCAGAGCTACTCCTGATTATATTCTTGGATTCTCAACTAATATTAAATATAAAGGATTCACATTATCTGCAATGGGAGACTTTAGAAAAGGAGGTAAATTCGTTTCATTTACGAAAAACTTACTTGCCTTCACAGGAGGTTTAGAAGAGTCTGCGGAGTTTGACAGAACACAGGGATATATTGTTCCTAACTCAGTACAGAACACAGGTACAGCAGCGAATCCGATATATACTCCTAACAATACTCCGGTAGGTGGTGCAGGAACGTATACTAACGTTACTAACTACTTCTCAAGTAGTGCTTACAGAGCTGTTGGAGAAAACCTTGTAGTGGATGCTACTGCATTAAAGATTAGAGAAATTGCATTAAGCTATGATATACCAAAATCAGTATTAAGCTCTACTTTCTTGAATTCATTAACAGTGGGTGTTTACTCAAGAAATCCATTCTTTAAGTATGCGGATAACAACAGAAACTATGCGGATCCTGAAACTGCAAGTACAACAGGGAATGCTGCAGGTTTTGCTTACACAACGCAGTATCCATCAACTAGAAGCTTCGGTGTAAACCTTAAAGCCTCTTTCTAA
- a CDS encoding ribonuclease HII: MELIKNWSNLYIEAGCDEVGRGCLSGPVVAAAVILNDDFEQNLVNDSKKLTFKTRMDLDSYIKDNVKNYAIAELPPSFIDEHNILNASIHAMHRALDKLTIIPELILVDGNKFHPYNYIPHQCIIKGDSKVLSIAAASILAKNYRDTLMIQLHEQHPEYGWDTNFGYATKKHQEALIKFGPTPHHRQSFRLKYD, from the coding sequence ATGGAGCTAATAAAAAACTGGTCGAACCTATATATAGAGGCAGGGTGTGATGAAGTAGGAAGAGGATGTTTAAGCGGGCCGGTAGTGGCAGCAGCGGTCATTTTAAATGATGATTTTGAGCAAAATCTGGTTAACGATTCAAAAAAACTAACGTTCAAAACACGAATGGATCTGGACAGTTATATCAAAGATAATGTAAAGAATTATGCCATAGCGGAGCTTCCTCCGTCTTTTATTGACGAACATAACATTCTTAACGCAAGTATTCATGCGATGCACCGGGCTTTGGATAAGCTGACAATTATACCTGAGCTTATTTTGGTTGACGGCAATAAATTCCATCCCTATAATTACATTCCTCATCAATGTATCATTAAAGGAGATTCTAAAGTTTTATCTATTGCAGCAGCATCAATTCTTGCGAAAAATTACAGGGATACATTAATGATTCAGCTTCATGAGCAGCATCCAGAATATGGCTGGGACACCAATTTCGGCTATGCTACAAAAAAACACCAGGAAGCGCTTATAAAGTTTGGACCAACCCCTCACCACCGACAGTCATTTAGATTGAAATATGACTAA